In Bos indicus isolate NIAB-ARS_2022 breed Sahiwal x Tharparkar chromosome 10, NIAB-ARS_B.indTharparkar_mat_pri_1.0, whole genome shotgun sequence, the DNA window TTCCATTTCAAAATTTCGGTAGGTATTATCaatattattgattttatttactgCTGAGGTGATTCCTGGATTTTTGTCAATCATAACTTGGCCTAAAAGCACAGAAATCATGATAAATACTGCCTTCTGATtgcaaaataaaagctaaaattgcAAATATGAAATGGATGTGAACTATATTTTCTGGTTTATAGTCAAAAATTGCACCTATTTTGTGTGCATGCATTCTAAGtggcttctgtcgtgtccgactcttggcaactaTATGGaatgtagaccaccaggctcctctgtccatgggattctccaggcaagaatattggagtgggttgccatgccctcctccaggggatcttttccgacccagggatagaacccaggtctcttatgtcttctgcattgacagatgggttcttcactagcaccactgggaaaCTGATGTGTGTAGAGGAATGCAATTCTAAAAATTCAGCAGATTACTAAAGTTAATGTCTGACAGCCCCTaagcaaacacacagaaaatgtgTGGgtacatttataaagaaaaaaatttgaagagcTTGTTCTGTCTAatatttttccatgtcttttaCTTAGTCTTTTCAAATGTATCAGTACAACAGTAAGCAAACATGTAGGCCCAGGGAACTggttaaaaaatagaagagatgTTAAGGACTATGGAAACAAATGGTTTCAGAAAACACTAGCCTGTCCCCACTGGCCTCAAACCAAATGTTTGCTTTattgtgtatttaaaatagatacttCCACTTTGGAATGCAtactagcaaaataatgttttcaaataaaagaaacatagattatttacttttctctaaataaaatgtttatttacttaaattGTTCTTTATGTCAAATAGTTTCCAGAGCACAAAAAGCTACAAAGGTTAAAAGACACTGGCAATGGTATATTGATGCCCTATAATCAAAGTCTGCATTTTTGtcagcacttaaaaaaatttacaagAATCTATATGCTATCTCATTGTATAAAGAAAGATACGTTGATTTGTAAGTAAGTATAAAGTACTCCATAATACAGATACAAcagaggacgacagagggtgagataacggttggaaggcatcactgattcaatggaaatgagtttgagcaagctccaggagctggtgatggacagggaaacctggtgtgctgcagtccatggggttgcaaagagttggacatgactgagcgactgaactgaactgataatacaaACATGCTTAAATACCAACTGGAATTTGTCTAATTTCTCTCTGATTAATTAGATACCTGATTTTGAATATGATAATGTCAAACTATTGTCAATCGTTGTTTTATCTTGTTCTGCTTCAGGTATCAGAACTCAATTTTTAAGGTACAGAAGTTAGTTtgaaatgaagaatttaaaaaaacattctaaAGGTCTATagtaaaagctttaaaattaCTTCTGTATGAAAACGTTTCATTTTCAATCTGTGAGTACCCTTTTATGAGAGTGAGTTTATAAGAGTGCTAAAAGAATGTTGAGTTAGGACAGGCAATGATTCAACGGAAAGCCTAGACTTGACATTTGTACCAGATCATAATTATAAGGCTCTGCTTAAGTATTTATTATGTTATCACTATGCATTATTAGTCCCTTTcatcaataaaaacaaagtaaatgcaTAACAGCACATCTCTGAAATTCTGCCCAGGCAAAACACTGAGCACTacattttaaagctgaaaataatTCCCAGAAGTTCTGACAATTACTCTGTATCAAAAATATTAATCTGGAGAATGCATGGACATTAAATATTCATATAAGGACAAGAGCGATTTTGATTAGTCTTCTACTTCTTTCTTAGCCCAAAGAATAAAAGACCCATGCTTCAACTCTGGGCTACAGAGTTGGTTCTAAAAAGCTAGGAGTACTAAAAAACAAAGTATGGTGCCTACCATATAGAAGAGGCTCAATTACCTGAATTGATGAAAGCCTGCATAAACACGGTCTTTCCCTTTTGACTATGAAACACACATTTATGAAACCTAGCATTCAACATAGTCCTGAAGGACTAATAAGTTCTGGATACCAAAATGATAAGTTGCCAAAGAATTGTGCCAAAGCAAACGATTGAAGTTAATGCTTATGTATTGTAAACACAAAAGCCTGAACTGATATTTAGAGCTTGCTTGActctgggagggcttccctggtggctcagtggtaaagagttcacctgccaatgcaggaaatgtgggtttgatccctgggtgaggaagatcccctggagaaggaaatggcaatccattccagtacttttgcctgggaaaccccatggactggggagcctggtgggctacagtcaatggtgtctctaagagtggaacacgacttagcaactaaacagcaacaacaaatgacTCTGGGAAGGCTATTCCAAAGTGGCCCTTAAAGGAGGGTATGGAGCTCAAGATCCTGCTTAAAATTATAATGATAAAATGTCCCGTTTCTATAATTaggcatttacatttttttaaaactaaaattagaacttGCTAATTGGTTTCTAATATGTGACTATTACTAAGACACACCTACCAATTAAATGCTTGTAAGGTAGTTGATGATCTCGAAGGTTCAGGTGAGcaatgtgtccaactctgctaaaCCCTGAGGTCACATCTTGACCTTCAGGAAGCACAGCTCTCAAGATTTCTTCTGACTTAAAGTTTTCATAAGTTAGGTCCAAATTATATTTCGATATCTGTGGATTGACATTCAGCTGCTTTAAAATACTgagttcttctttctcaaaggaGTCAACAGTAAACATTTTATAGGGATCCAACATAATTAGTCTACCTTCTCCATCTTCTGGATCTTCAATCACACGTTTTATGCCTGGGCGCTGCAGTGCTGCTCTTTTAAGGGATCGCATCAGTTTATTGACTACTTCTTTCCTCACTTTAAGCACTGGGATGGTGACTGTCTTTTTAAAAGCTGTTCTATCAAGTTCTGTCATACCTCGAACTTCAGAGGGTGGGGAAAACAATTCAGAGTCTCTGTGATTTGTTTCTATTTCAGGCATGGTTGAGaatctttttctttgatccagcaAGAAAATAACAGGTACTCTGTTAAGCTTCTGTATCAACGATGCCCAAGGTAGTAGAATCAGTGATGCTGACTCAGTTATTCTACAGCTTTCCACTTTGAGAAGTCTTCTTGAGAATGCAAATTGTTTCAATAAGCTCCTAAAAATAAAGCATTCAATTAAAAGAACTACCATAAAGCTACAAACTAGCTTAACATATTCACAagtcttaataaaaattttaattgtttcaaATAACCTGCTAAATGCCAAAGATTAAAACTTTTAGTGGTATGTGAGAAgtgtaatattaataatttttccaGGATAGGATGAGTTTTATTAGTAGTAAATAATAAATCTGTATACTTCCAGCCCACCTGCGGCCTGGACTAGGGTTTAGTGATCCATCACTCTCGCTATAGTCAACAAACCTCCCCACCCACAGTTTTCTACAGAACATTTTGGGACTGGAAGGCCGAAATAAAGGATCATCTCTAAAAGACATGGTCACTATATTGATAATTTTACCAATGTCAATATTTAAAAGGATATTCTTATGGAAGCTTATTGGGTCAGATATTGTACTGAACGCTTTACTCACAGTAATAATCTTGGGAGGTGTGTGGTGTTGCATTCTCATTTCTGCAAAGGTGTAAACTAAAGCTCAGAAATAGGTTAATTGACCCAAAATCTTGTTGCTGTAAATCGTTGAGCAAGGATTAAAATCCAGGGCCTGCGTTCTTAATCTATTTCTATGCTGTCTTTGATGTTTTACTGCCACAAGTCCTACCTATAAGTAGAGGTTTCAGTATTTCTAGGATGGGAAATTTGCTGAGTGTTACATGCACATCCCATTAGTATCagtttttcattttgccttccGGAATACCGAGGAAGTAACTGTTAAGAAATggccctgcctgctgctgctgctgctgcgtcgcttcagtcgtgtccgaccctgtgcgaccccatagacggcagcccaccaggcctagGAACCCTGTAAAGCAACTGTCAAAAAGTTGACAGGGTTCAAACTGGGTTTAGCAGTTAACCAGAtgtgtgatcttgggtaaatTACTTAACGTGAATCTCTGCTTTCCACAAGTAAGATGTGGCTAAAGGTTCTACCGGAAAGTTCTGAAGCGATGAAACACCCCTCACTTCCCCGTCCTCAGGCCTAGGCTCTGCACCGGGCGGTGGGCGACTTCCCGACGTTTTAGCGCCCAGACAGCGCGAGGCGGAGAGCCGCCGAGCCGACCGGTTCCGCCACCGGACCCTGAGCCCCTTCGAACTATCTATCAAGGGCACCACGGCCGCCACTTCACCAACGTCACCATCCCATTTCCCGGCGTCGCCCCGTCGCTGGCTCCAAGACCAGACCCTCACCTCATGCTCTGGTACAACTCGGAAGCGTGTCTTCGGCGGGTAGGCGGGCCCTCGATGACACCATCAAGGTACGCCGCCGAGAGGCGAGCGTCACCAGATCACGTTGATCCCTCTTTTCGTCCCGGCCCTGGTGAAGTACGGAAACCCGGAAGGGCCGGGAACGTAGGCCCGCCTCCAGCGCGACTACAGGCGGGAGGGCAGGGGTAGCAGCTAGTGGATGGACTGGGTAGTCGACCAGCGAGCCGCATGGAGGTCCCAGCGGGGGTCATCAACGCCGAACCCGGCTGGTTTGTCTCTACTCAGGAGCCTGAAGAGGCGGAGGCGGAAGAGTCTAGCCCGTTGCTTAGCAACGTAAGTTTGCTCCGCTGGCTCCCGGTTCTGAAGTGACTGCCAAATAAGACCGGGAAAGAAAAGGGATGGCAAGGGGAGCGGGGAGAAGCTTAGGACCTGGGGCCCAAAGGCAGCAGCCGAGATTTCGAGGAGATCTGGCGGAGTTCATCAATGAGATAGGAGCCTAACCTGTCCTAGAAAGAAAAGTTGAAGCTGCAGGCTCAGGTGGAAGAGACGCAGCAGCAGGTGGAGGCAGGGGACTCTACTAGGGGAGCAGCCCCACGGTTATGTAACTCACTGCTCTCAGTATACTTGTCGGCTTCTCGTTTTTTTCACCAGTCTTGTGAGCTTTTTGCAAGAGTCACAAGATTTGGCTTTTCTCAGcttagtcattgctgctgctgccaagtcatttcagtcgtgtccgactctgtgcgaccccataggcggcagcccaccaggctcccccgtccctgggattctccaggcaagaacactggagggggttgccatttccttctccaatgcatgaaagtgaaaatggaaagtgaagtcgctcagtcgtgtccgactcttagcgaccccagggattgcagcctaccaggctcctccatccatgggattttccaggcaagagtactggagtgggttgccattggggACCTGTAAACGTCTTAATACAGAGATACTTAACGGTGAAGGAGCGTGAGAGGCCTGGTAATAAATACATAGCACTTCCCTGACCCTAAAACCTGTGCAGTGGGCAC includes these proteins:
- the TRMT5 gene encoding tRNA (guanine(37)-N(1))-methyltransferase gives rise to the protein MRSLLKQFAFSRRLLKVESCRITESASLILLPWASLIQKLNRVPVIFLLDQRKRFSTMPEIETNHRDSELFSPPSEVRGMTELDRTAFKKTVTIPVLKVRKEVVNKLMRSLKRAALQRPGIKRVIEDPEDGEGRLIMLDPYKMFTVDSFEKEELSILKQLNVNPQISKYNLDLTYENFKSEEILRAVLPEGQDVTSGFSRVGHIAHLNLRDHQLPYKHLIGQVMIDKNPGITSAVNKINNIDNTYRNFEMEVLSGEENMMTKVRENNYTYEFDFSKVYWNPRLSTEHSRITELLKPGDVLFDVFAGVGPFAIPAAKKKCTVFANDLNPESHKWLLHNCKLNKVDQKVKVFNLDGRDFLQGPVREELMQQLGPLSKERKHSVHIVMNLPAKAIEFLSAFKALLEGQPCGSELLPIVHCYSFSKDANPAKDVQQRAATVLGISLEAYSSVHLVRNVAPNKEMLCITFRIPAAILYKNQTMNRDNHEGPPLKRQRTDKDF